One genomic segment of Lampris incognitus isolate fLamInc1 chromosome 2, fLamInc1.hap2, whole genome shotgun sequence includes these proteins:
- the eif2d gene encoding eukaryotic translation initiation factor 2D produces the protein MFTKAFRVKANTVIKGSDRRKLKADISAGFPSLSPKEVSELVPNKEELNVVKIYAHKGDAVTLYVLHKNPLFFEVDKRLYPTVYMLWRFPNVLPAFTTWPPVLQKFIGGADLMLPGVVVPSSGLPVVKQGDCCAVTVVSNRAPMAVGTAAVSSTEMCSAGMKGRGVFVLHTYMDHLWAFGDQSGPPNLSGDNQSETVNGEEYDVETEEALDENVEALEQFSGTADDQVMEQPCPGIEELSLVEHHQEKENECRCSEEAEVNQDEQKTPQELMDALLLQCFLHALKSKVKKSELPLLTSTFLRNHMFSCCPSGKQLDIKKSSYKKLSKFLQIMQQQHNLVRVKELSKGVESIVEVYWKNPELRSFCAPDDPDMEEAPVHLIGEGEKPYHPPEITTLYSVSARLEPLFLEANKRKGEILQPAEVRRVITEYVKKNELVDDNNKNYVIINPTLCDCLLDKSEYQEVEALKWDDLFSRTLGRMQECYQLVFPGQAPVKKKGHIEPIDITVASRGSNKKVTLIKNLEVYGLDPTVVSAALQYRVQASSVLQPVPGSKDKVLVQIQGNQVHQVGNLLLDHYEIPRKYIQGLDKAPKSGKKK, from the exons ATGTTTACGAAGGCGTTTCGTGTCAAAGCCAACACCGTCATCAAAGGATCAGACAG GAGAAAGCTCAAAGCTGACATATCTGCAGGCTTTCCTTCACTGTCTCCCAAGGAGGTGTCAGAATTGGTCCCCAACAAAGAGGAACTGAATGTAGTTAAGATTTATGCGCACAAAGGAGATGCAGTTACACTTTATGTTCTCCATAAAAACCCACTGTTTTTTGAAGTGGATAAACGCCTCTATCCCACAG TGTATATGCTTTGGCGCTTCCCTAATGTCCTGCCAGCATTTACAACATGGCCTCCTGTGCTTCAGAAGTTTATTGGTGGGGCAG ACCTCATGCTGCCAGGAGTGGTGGTGCCCTCAAGTGGTCTCCCAGTAGTGAAACAAGGTGACTGTTGTGCTGTAACAGTGGTGAGCAATAG GGCTCCCATGGCAGTTGGCACAGCTGCTGTGTCCAGTACAGAGATGTGCAGTGCTGGTATGAAAGGGAGAGGTGTGTTTGTCCTCCATACCTACATGGATCATCTATG GGCATTTGGGGATCAATCTGGTCCTCCTAATCTCAGTGGTGATAATCAAAGTGAAACTGTGAATGGAGAGGAATATGATGTTGAGACAGAGGAGGCACTTGATGAGAATGTTGAAGCTCTGGAACAATTTTCTGGTACAGCTGATGATCAGGTCATGGAACAACCTTGTCCTGGTATTGAAGAACTCAGCCTGGTGGAGCATCATCAAGAGAAGGAAAATGAGTGCCGATGCAGTGAGGAAGCAGAAGTGAACCAAGATGAGCAGAAAACACCACAAG AGTTGATGGATGCCTTGCTGCTTCAATGTTTTCTCCATGCACTCAAGAGCAAGGTGAAGAAATCCGAGCTCCCCCTGCTGACCAGTACATTTCTCCGCAACCACATGTTCTCCTGCTG TCCAAGTGGAAAGCAACTTGATATCAAGAAATCAAGCTATAAAAAG CTGTCCAAGTTCCTGCAGATAATGCAACAGCAACATAACCTTGTGCGTGTGAAAGAGCTGAGCAAAGGAGTGGAGAGCATCGTGGAAGTGTACTGGAAAAATCCAGA ACTACGTTCCTTCTGTGCCCCCGACGACCCTGACATGGAGGAGGCTCCAGTGCATTTGATAGGGGAGGGAGAAAAGCCGTACCATCCCCCTGAGATCACAACTCTGTACTCTGTGTCAGCTCGACTGGAACCTCTCTTTCTGGAGGCAAACAAGAG GAAAGGAGAAATACTCCAGCCTGCTGAAGTAAGACGTGTTATCACAGAGTATGTCAAGAAAAACGAGCTAGTAGATGACAATAATAAAAA CTATGTCATCATAAACCCTACACTATGTGACTGCCTGTTGGACAAATCAGAATACCAAGAGGTTGAGGCTCTAAAGTGGGATGATCTGTTCAGTAG GACGCTAGGTAGAATGCAAGAGTGTTATCAACTTGTGTTCCCTGGCCAAGCACCCGTTAAAAAAAAAGGCCACATTGAGCCTATAGACATTACTGTTGCCTCAAGAGGCTCCAACAAGAAG GTGACTCTGATAAAGAACTTGGAAGTGTATGGTTTGGACCCTACAGTTGTGTCCGCAGCTTTGCAGTACAGAGTCCAGGCCAGTTCGGTCTTGCAGCCTGTTCCTGGGTCCAAGGACAAAGTCCTGGTTCAGATCCAAGGCAACCAAGTTCACCAAGTCGGCAATTTGCTGCTAG ATCATTATGAAATTCCCCGCAAGTATATCCAAGGACTAGACAAAGCTccgaagagtggcaagaagaaataG